A stretch of the candidate division WOR-3 bacterium genome encodes the following:
- a CDS encoding Zn-ribbon domain-containing OB-fold protein: MPSPRYHREMPQRYRLEAAKCNGCGRVAFPPRLVCNCGSREFKGERISDYGKILTFTTIRVAPKDFETEVPYSVAIVESDNGVRFTTQVVDCQPEELKIGKKVKFVFRKLYAEGHTGIICYGYKAILV; encoded by the coding sequence ATGCCATCACCAAGATATCATAGAGAAATGCCTCAGAGATACCGGCTTGAGGCTGCAAAATGCAATGGCTGTGGGCGAGTCGCTTTTCCCCCACGTTTGGTGTGCAATTGCGGGTCCCGCGAATTCAAGGGAGAAAGGATATCGGATTACGGTAAGATATTGACTTTCACGACAATCCGCGTTGCTCCAAAGGATTTTGAGACGGAAGTGCCCTATAGCGTAGCCATTGTAGAATCAGATAATGGCGTGAGGTTCACGACGCAAGTTGTTGACTGCCAACCGGAAGAACTGAAGATCGGCAAGAAAGTGAAGTTTGTTTTCCGGAAATTGTACGCAGAAGGACACACCGGTATTATATGCTATGGATATAAGGCTATACTCGTTTAA
- a CDS encoding thiolase domain-containing protein: MREVVVIGCGMTKFGELWKQSLRDIFVEAALKAIDDAGVDHIASMYVGSMTPGLFVGQEHVGALMADYLGTPQIPAVRVESACCSGGMAFRLGLFEVASGHSEVVLVGGVEKMTDGADVTYALATAADQEYEVYHGVTFPGLYAMIARAHMHKYGTTRQQLALVSVKNHHNGALNPNAQFRGEVTADQVIKATMVADPLTVLDSSPVSDGAACVILASMDIAKKMKKPAVKVLGTGAATDTLALHAREDITTLKAVKKSAEAAYKMAGLKPSDINLAEVHDCFSIAEICIIEELGFVEKGKGGLFTEQGHTALTGKIPVNPSGGLKSKGHPVGATGVAQVVEVVEQLRGDAEKRQVKNAKIGLTQNMGGSGASSVVHIFSNA; encoded by the coding sequence ATGCGTGAAGTTGTTGTTATTGGTTGTGGCATGACAAAATTCGGTGAACTTTGGAAACAATCCTTGAGAGATATTTTTGTGGAAGCAGCGTTAAAAGCCATCGATGATGCAGGGGTTGACCATATTGCTTCTATGTATGTAGGTTCAATGACTCCCGGTCTATTCGTGGGGCAGGAACATGTTGGAGCTTTGATGGCAGATTATCTCGGGACACCACAGATCCCTGCCGTAAGAGTTGAATCAGCTTGCTGCTCTGGTGGCATGGCATTTCGTCTCGGTTTATTCGAAGTCGCTTCCGGGCATAGTGAGGTCGTTTTGGTCGGAGGCGTTGAAAAGATGACCGATGGTGCAGACGTTACCTACGCCCTGGCAACTGCCGCTGATCAGGAATATGAGGTGTACCATGGTGTAACATTCCCGGGTTTGTACGCGATGATCGCGAGAGCACATATGCACAAATACGGTACAACCCGGCAGCAACTTGCATTGGTTTCGGTCAAGAACCATCATAACGGAGCGCTCAATCCAAATGCGCAGTTCAGAGGCGAGGTCACGGCAGATCAAGTAATCAAAGCAACTATGGTGGCTGATCCTCTTACAGTGCTCGACAGTTCTCCGGTTTCAGACGGGGCGGCGTGTGTGATTCTGGCATCGATGGATATTGCTAAAAAAATGAAAAAGCCGGCCGTGAAAGTGCTCGGTACTGGCGCGGCCACTGACACGCTCGCACTCCACGCGCGTGAGGACATAACTACGCTCAAAGCAGTCAAGAAGTCGGCTGAAGCAGCTTACAAGATGGCGGGTCTCAAACCTTCAGATATAAACCTTGCCGAAGTTCATGATTGTTTCTCGATCGCCGAGATATGCATCATCGAAGAACTGGGTTTCGTTGAGAAGGGAAAAGGCGGTTTGTTCACGGAGCAAGGTCATACCGCGTTGACTGGCAAGATTCCGGTGAATCCTTCGGGCGGGTTGAAATCGAAAGGACATCCGGTCGGTGCCACAGGTGTCGCGCAGGTAGTTGAGGTCGTCGAACAATTACGCGGCGATGCTGAAAAGCGCCAGGTCAAGAACGCGAAAATCGGTTTGACCCAGAATATGGGTGGTTCAGGTGCGTCATCGGTAGTTCACATCTTCTCAAATGCCTAG
- a CDS encoding aminotransferase class I/II-fold pyridoxal phosphate-dependent enzyme yields the protein MHIETDVVHGGQHPDKHTGALSPPIYQTSTFVFRDADHGARLFKGEEQGYIYTRISNPTIELLASKIAFLESAQAGSVFASGLAAIFNVVVSVVKSGENVVSDDTIYGGTYTLFKNVLPNLGIEVIFVDASDSEQVTASINERTKLMFVETPANPTLKIIDIAQCAETACSRGIPLCVDNTFATPYLQKPIEIGADIVVHSATKYFGGHGDIIGGVVVGKQDFIKDMWKSAKDIGACISPFNAWLILRGLKTLAVRMDRHCMNAQKVAEFLAQHNKVEHVYYPGLKSHPGYDVACRQMRGFGGMVGFDVKGGKEAGKAIMNSVKLCTLAVSLGDVDTLIEHPGSMTHSGYSESELLESGINPGFVRISIGLEHADDIIEDLDQALERI from the coding sequence ATGCATATCGAAACAGATGTTGTGCACGGTGGTCAACATCCGGATAAACATACCGGAGCCTTGTCACCGCCAATCTATCAAACCTCCACTTTTGTATTTCGTGACGCCGACCACGGCGCCCGATTATTCAAGGGGGAGGAACAAGGTTATATCTATACACGGATCAGTAATCCGACGATTGAGCTTCTTGCGTCGAAGATCGCTTTTCTTGAGTCCGCGCAAGCAGGGTCGGTATTCGCATCGGGCCTCGCTGCAATATTCAATGTTGTTGTCTCGGTCGTCAAGTCGGGAGAGAACGTCGTGTCAGACGATACCATTTACGGAGGGACGTATACCCTTTTCAAGAACGTGTTGCCTAATCTTGGCATCGAGGTTATTTTCGTTGACGCAAGTGATAGCGAGCAGGTCACGGCTTCGATCAATGAACGTACCAAACTCATGTTTGTCGAGACCCCAGCCAACCCAACATTGAAGATTATTGATATCGCTCAATGTGCAGAAACGGCATGTAGTAGAGGTATACCCCTGTGTGTGGATAATACTTTTGCCACACCTTACCTTCAAAAACCGATCGAAATAGGGGCTGATATCGTTGTCCATTCTGCAACGAAATACTTCGGCGGCCACGGCGACATCATAGGTGGTGTTGTTGTGGGCAAGCAGGATTTCATCAAAGATATGTGGAAGAGCGCAAAGGACATAGGTGCTTGCATATCTCCATTCAATGCCTGGTTGATACTGCGAGGTTTGAAGACATTGGCGGTCCGTATGGACAGGCACTGTATGAACGCGCAGAAGGTTGCTGAATTTCTTGCGCAGCACAATAAGGTAGAACATGTTTACTACCCGGGATTGAAATCCCATCCTGGATATGATGTCGCGTGCCGTCAGATGCGTGGGTTTGGGGGGATGGTTGGTTTTGATGTTAAGGGCGGCAAGGAAGCCGGCAAGGCGATCATGAATTCGGTGAAGTTATGTACTCTTGCGGTCAGTTTGGGTGACGTCGATACTCTTATTGAGCATCCCGGATCAATGACTCATTCCGGGTACAGCGAAAGTGAACTACTGGAAAGCGGGATCAATCCTGGATTTGTTCGTATCTCAATCGGTCTTGAGCACGCTGATGACATCATCGAAGATCTGGACCAGGCTTTGGAGAGGATATAG
- a CDS encoding hydroxymethylglutaryl-CoA synthase: protein MVGIVGYGSYLPRFRIKVDEIARQWGRDAEAVRRGLLLKEKTVPAQDEDTITISVEAARNALRRAEIDPADIGAVYIGSESHPYAVKPSGTVVAEALGIVPEVHVADYEFACKAGTEAMFVAYSLVKADQMKYALAIGADTSQGAPGDALEFSASAGGSAFIFGKEKIVAELHHTYSYTTDTPDFWRREGAFYPLHGGRFTGEPAYFKHILGAGQGILKKSGLKASDFNYAVFHMPNGKFPLTVGKKLGFKREQLEPGWIVPLMGNTYSGSSPTGFSATLDVAKKGDMILLVSFGSGAGSDAFVFKVTERIDEVRDRADKVRDMLETNRIYLDYGHYAKFRGKIIMND from the coding sequence ATGGTTGGTATTGTTGGATATGGTTCTTATCTACCCAGGTTCAGAATAAAGGTTGATGAGATTGCCAGGCAATGGGGTCGTGATGCAGAGGCCGTACGAAGGGGTCTCTTGCTGAAGGAAAAAACGGTCCCCGCTCAGGACGAAGACACGATTACGATATCCGTAGAAGCTGCCAGAAATGCCCTCCGCAGGGCAGAGATAGATCCTGCAGATATTGGTGCTGTCTATATTGGTTCAGAATCTCATCCTTATGCAGTGAAACCATCCGGTACTGTCGTTGCTGAGGCACTTGGTATAGTACCGGAAGTGCATGTTGCTGACTATGAGTTTGCGTGCAAGGCTGGTACCGAGGCAATGTTTGTAGCCTACAGTCTTGTCAAAGCAGATCAGATGAAGTACGCGTTGGCGATCGGTGCTGATACATCTCAAGGCGCCCCTGGTGATGCCCTTGAATTCAGCGCATCTGCGGGCGGTTCCGCATTCATATTCGGCAAGGAAAAAATCGTGGCCGAATTGCATCATACATACTCCTACACGACCGATACGCCTGATTTCTGGCGTCGCGAGGGAGCTTTCTATCCCTTACACGGCGGAAGATTCACCGGGGAACCTGCATATTTCAAGCATATTTTAGGTGCAGGTCAGGGTATACTGAAGAAGAGCGGTCTTAAGGCTTCGGATTTCAATTATGCGGTTTTTCATATGCCAAATGGGAAATTCCCGTTGACCGTCGGTAAGAAGCTTGGCTTCAAGAGGGAACAACTCGAACCAGGGTGGATAGTTCCTCTTATGGGTAATACATACTCAGGCTCATCGCCAACAGGTTTTTCGGCGACGCTAGATGTTGCCAAGAAAGGCGACATGATCCTCCTCGTTTCATTCGGTTCTGGTGCTGGCAGCGATGCATTTGTCTTCAAAGTTACCGAGCGAATAGACGAAGTACGGGACAGGGCAGACAAGGTCCGTGATATGCTGGAGACGAATCGTATCTACTTAGACTACGGCCACTATGCAAAATTCCGCGGTAAGATAATAATGAACGACTGA
- a CDS encoding PLP-dependent transferase has translation MNEGVQKYVDKAKKALAEHRRYIDEEVKKWKFDTIAVHGAYSVQEAIENNQGSIIEPIFMSSSQAFRDSDEMEAALAYLIPSWTYSRIHNPSIGYLEATLALLEGYGFSGETGCTVASSGMAAIASATDPFLVKKTKVSSEAINFVSNAQIYGGTFQQFNIRKMQERGIECRWVVEPNSIDEWASKIDGNTRFLFGELPSNPGLSFFNLKKVIDLAHERGIPAIFDTTIATPALLRPIALGADIVIHSVTKTLTASGFGIAGAVIARKQIVSNVDNDEMKEDFATYIKLLPNRDVGWCLSPMQAILTLNDMRTLRSKMDILSQNSMKVAEFLDGHPKVSAVNYLGLKNHPLHEVAAKFLWLVDAEYDDQYKKQVNRYGHLMSFQLKGGIASARTFFDHLKRIWRATDLGRIKSVATIPSISTHQQMGEDLRSMASIPVDLIRLCIGAEHPDDMIVDLEQALEST, from the coding sequence ATGAATGAGGGCGTACAAAAGTACGTGGACAAGGCGAAGAAGGCTCTTGCCGAGCATCGTCGATATATTGATGAGGAAGTGAAGAAATGGAAATTCGATACGATTGCGGTGCACGGTGCGTACTCGGTACAGGAGGCGATAGAGAATAATCAGGGTTCTATCATCGAACCGATATTCATGAGTTCATCTCAGGCCTTCCGCGACAGCGATGAAATGGAAGCAGCATTAGCTTACTTGATACCGTCGTGGACGTACAGCAGAATTCATAACCCGTCTATTGGTTATCTCGAAGCTACACTGGCGTTGCTTGAGGGATATGGTTTTAGCGGCGAGACAGGATGCACTGTTGCGTCGTCAGGCATGGCTGCCATCGCCAGCGCCACTGACCCCTTTTTGGTCAAGAAGACTAAAGTATCCAGCGAGGCGATCAATTTTGTTTCTAACGCACAGATATACGGAGGGACTTTCCAACAGTTCAATATCCGCAAGATGCAAGAACGCGGTATCGAGTGCCGCTGGGTCGTAGAGCCTAACAGCATCGATGAATGGGCATCGAAGATCGACGGTAACACCCGTTTTCTTTTCGGTGAGCTTCCTTCGAATCCTGGCTTATCGTTCTTCAATCTCAAGAAGGTCATTGACCTCGCGCATGAACGCGGAATTCCCGCGATCTTTGATACAACGATAGCAACACCGGCGTTGCTGCGGCCCATTGCTCTGGGCGCTGATATTGTAATACATTCGGTAACCAAAACGCTCACTGCGAGTGGTTTTGGTATTGCGGGAGCCGTAATTGCACGAAAGCAAATCGTGTCCAATGTCGATAACGATGAGATGAAAGAAGATTTTGCGACGTATATTAAGCTGCTCCCAAACAGGGATGTTGGGTGGTGTTTGTCTCCAATGCAGGCGATTCTGACACTCAATGACATGCGGACCCTGCGCTCTAAGATGGATATTCTTAGTCAGAATTCGATGAAAGTCGCCGAATTCCTTGACGGTCATCCGAAGGTATCAGCGGTTAACTATCTGGGTTTGAAAAATCACCCCCTTCATGAGGTTGCTGCAAAATTTCTCTGGCTTGTCGACGCGGAATACGATGATCAATACAAAAAGCAGGTTAACAGATATGGCCATTTGATGTCATTCCAACTGAAGGGCGGTATTGCGTCGGCGCGCACTTTCTTCGATCATCTGAAGCGTATCTGGCGCGCAACCGATTTGGGACGGATCAAATCGGTGGCTACGATACCATCGATTTCCACCCATCAGCAAATGGGTGAAGATCTGCGTTCCATGGCCAGCATTCCTGTAGATTTGATAAGATTGTGTATCGGAGCCGAACATCCGGATGATATGATAGTCGATCTGGAACAAGCGCTCGAAAGCACATAA
- a CDS encoding 4-hydroxybutyrate CoA-transferase, whose translation MSWFDDYKKKLCSFEEAVSVVKSKDRVYISGNAATPFRLTEALAQRKDKLSNVEITHVLLLGDDPLSKPGMEPHFRHNSLFVGPADRAAVNDGRADYTPVFLYEIPTLFYRNLLPLDVAFLHVSPPDEHGFVSLGVECLGSKAAAETAKIVVAQVNDRMPRTLGDSFLHVSRFAKLVEVSDELPELNIPPFTEVEKKIGYHIASLVDDGCTLQLGIGGIPNAALKAMFSKRDLGIHTEMVSDGIVEAINAGVVTGSKKTLHPGKVIATFYFGTKDLYDFIDNNPIFETHPTNYTNHPFIVGQNEKMIAINSAIEVDLTGQVCSDSIGTRIYSGFGGQVDFIRGAAQSKGGKPIIALPSSAKDDTISKIVPTLKVGAGVVTTRADVHYVVTEYGIAYLHGKNLKERAKALIGIAHPNFRTALEDDAKKRKLI comes from the coding sequence ATGAGCTGGTTTGACGATTATAAAAAGAAATTGTGTTCCTTCGAAGAAGCCGTATCTGTAGTAAAAAGTAAAGACCGAGTTTATATAAGTGGCAATGCTGCAACGCCATTCCGATTGACCGAGGCGCTGGCTCAGCGAAAGGATAAACTCAGCAATGTTGAGATCACTCATGTGCTTCTCCTCGGTGATGACCCTCTGTCAAAACCGGGTATGGAACCACATTTCAGGCATAATTCACTTTTCGTCGGACCGGCCGATCGTGCTGCTGTCAATGACGGCCGCGCTGATTATACACCGGTGTTCCTATACGAGATACCCACACTATTCTACAGGAATCTGCTGCCTCTCGATGTTGCGTTTCTTCACGTATCGCCACCAGATGAACATGGATTTGTGAGCTTGGGTGTTGAGTGTCTGGGTTCGAAAGCAGCAGCAGAGACGGCAAAAATAGTTGTTGCCCAGGTGAATGACCGCATGCCAAGGACACTCGGTGATTCATTTCTTCATGTTTCGAGATTCGCGAAACTTGTTGAAGTTTCGGATGAACTGCCTGAATTGAACATTCCGCCGTTTACCGAAGTAGAAAAGAAGATCGGATACCATATTGCCAGCCTGGTGGATGACGGGTGTACGCTCCAATTAGGTATTGGTGGTATTCCCAATGCTGCGTTGAAGGCAATGTTCAGTAAAAGAGACCTGGGGATTCACACCGAGATGGTCTCTGACGGTATCGTCGAGGCGATAAACGCAGGTGTGGTTACTGGGTCAAAGAAAACGCTGCATCCGGGAAAAGTGATAGCAACTTTCTACTTCGGCACAAAGGATCTGTACGATTTTATTGACAACAATCCGATATTCGAAACACATCCTACAAACTACACCAACCATCCGTTCATTGTAGGTCAGAACGAAAAGATGATCGCAATAAACTCGGCCATTGAGGTGGACCTTACTGGACAGGTGTGCTCAGATTCGATCGGAACGCGTATCTATTCCGGGTTCGGTGGCCAGGTAGATTTCATCCGTGGTGCTGCTCAGTCTAAGGGTGGTAAACCGATCATCGCGCTTCCTTCCTCAGCAAAGGATGACACCATTTCAAAGATCGTGCCTACACTCAAGGTCGGGGCAGGGGTGGTTACAACGCGAGCAGATGTTCACTACGTTGTCACGGAGTACGGCATTGCTTACCTGCACGGAAAAAATTTGAAAGAAAGGGCTAAGGCGCTGATCGGGATCGCTCACCCCAATTTCCGTACAGCGCTTGAAGATGATGCCAAGAAGAGAAAGCTCATTTAA
- the mce gene encoding methylmalonyl-CoA epimerase: protein MKLEHIGIAVKSIESHLKTWRDTFGFRLKMITEAPEQKVKVAMLDVGGVTVELLEPTSKDSTIQKFIEKRGEGLHHLSFEVEDIEKAIEDLRSKGARMIDAIPRKGAHAAKIAFIHPHSTGGVLIELSQK from the coding sequence ATGAAACTCGAACATATAGGTATTGCTGTTAAGAGTATTGAGAGTCATCTGAAAACCTGGCGTGACACTTTTGGTTTTCGTTTGAAGATGATCACGGAAGCTCCGGAACAGAAAGTGAAAGTGGCCATGCTTGATGTCGGAGGAGTGACCGTTGAACTCTTAGAACCGACAAGCAAAGATAGTACGATTCAGAAGTTCATCGAAAAGAGGGGAGAAGGTCTGCATCATTTGAGTTTTGAGGTCGAGGATATCGAAAAGGCGATCGAAGATCTAAGGAGCAAGGGCGCGAGAATGATCGATGCAATTCCCAGGAAAGGCGCACATGCTGCTAAAATTGCATTTATTCATCCTCACTCTACTGGAGGTGTTTTGATCGAGTTAAGCCAGAAGTAG
- a CDS encoding alanine dehydrogenase, whose product MQFGVPKEIPPFKGTDEYRVGLSPMGAQELTLCGAKVYVESKAGEGAGFSDGDYEKAGATIVYSKEEAYRRAEILLKVRRPQQDEYDFIKEGQVIMGFIHLITARKEFLKTISDKKITLVGYEIMQQPDGRLPIVIPFSEMAGKLSVQIAGRLLESPHGGRGILLGGIAGIPPAEVVILGGGTLGCNAAKTFAGTGANVYVLDVDRNKLDHLACHSTNMKVTTLFATRHNIEKLVKFADVVIGAVLLPGRRSPVLVTADMVKTMRRGSVIIDFSIDQGGCIETAKISPSGKFIYTVDDVIHFCMPNATTLIARTATHALTSSVFPYLKMITEIGFEKAVHENKTLARGLYAEKGEIKKEFLP is encoded by the coding sequence ATGCAGTTTGGTGTCCCTAAGGAGATACCACCATTCAAGGGAACCGATGAGTATCGCGTTGGTCTTTCGCCAATGGGCGCCCAGGAATTGACACTATGCGGCGCCAAGGTTTATGTCGAGAGCAAAGCGGGGGAAGGCGCGGGCTTCTCGGATGGAGATTATGAGAAAGCCGGAGCGACTATAGTATATTCGAAAGAAGAAGCCTACCGGCGGGCGGAAATCCTGCTAAAGGTAAGAAGACCCCAACAGGATGAATATGATTTCATCAAAGAGGGTCAGGTGATCATGGGTTTCATTCATCTGATAACGGCACGCAAGGAATTTCTGAAAACGATTTCGGACAAGAAGATCACGCTTGTCGGATATGAAATAATGCAGCAACCAGATGGTCGTCTTCCAATTGTCATACCATTCAGTGAAATGGCGGGTAAACTCTCGGTGCAAATTGCCGGAAGGCTTCTGGAATCTCCGCATGGGGGGCGGGGTATATTACTAGGCGGCATAGCAGGTATCCCGCCTGCCGAGGTCGTCATTTTGGGCGGTGGTACGCTTGGCTGCAATGCGGCAAAGACGTTTGCTGGCACCGGTGCCAACGTCTACGTGCTTGATGTCGATCGTAATAAGCTGGACCATCTCGCCTGTCATTCGACGAATATGAAAGTCACGACGCTTTTTGCCACGAGACACAACATTGAAAAGCTTGTGAAATTTGCCGACGTCGTGATCGGCGCTGTTTTGTTACCTGGTAGGCGGTCGCCGGTTCTTGTTACGGCTGATATGGTCAAGACAATGCGTAGAGGTTCGGTGATCATTGATTTCTCGATTGACCAGGGGGGATGTATCGAAACAGCGAAGATATCGCCGAGCGGAAAGTTCATCTACACGGTCGATGATGTCATTCACTTCTGTATGCCTAATGCGACAACGCTGATCGCTAGGACCGCTACCCACGCACTCACATCGAGTGTTTTTCCTTATCTTAAGATGATCACGGAAATAGGCTTTGAAAAAGCAGTACACGAGAATAAAACCCTTGCCAGAGGTCTTTACGCCGAGAAAGGCGAGATAAAGAAGGAGTTCCTGCCATGA